One Rattus rattus isolate New Zealand chromosome 12, Rrattus_CSIRO_v1, whole genome shotgun sequence genomic window carries:
- the Esco2 gene encoding N-acetyltransferase ESCO2 — protein sequence MMTTFTPRKRKRHTLKADNDDSLLTDISSSKLRFAENLYSSPNKKHNCQSSVQKEEKPCSHQRHFTSSPLKTTENNMLSFANHSSLFKPVVSTVSFYNKNKHYLNPLERKLIRECKSICLATKNEDKPFPCVTEKIQRKPVCTKNKKRQKSLTANQQPNYKHIKSISRNLKNSKPSQVTYKPVVDKENSCFPTENPPNSPPRVLSQKIRPRVTLQGGAAFFVRKRNFLKKSPLEDKPLPILLQKNEPEVTEDAPEAKQVPKSLLVGEKSNVELLDARSESEEKLGKNSSGAVVSSKECKLDKHNFPSEKSLENKTISSESVYSIFSVSSTNTKRSPSEEQSSVGSTSCTNFLKQTNVQKNINFRDTNKGGKDQLVIDAGQKHFGTTMCKSCGMIYTASNPEDEIQHLQHHHRFLEGIKYVGWKRERIVAEFWDGKIVLVLPRDPSYAIKKVEDVQELVDLELGFQQVVPMCPNKTKTFLFIDEKRVVGCLIAEPIKQAFRVLSEPSTTKECSRAWRCSDVPEPAICGISRIWVFKLKRRKRIARRLVDTVRNCFMFGCFLNINEIAFSDPTPDGKLFATKYCNTPNFLVYNFHS from the exons ATGATGACAACTTTTACTCCAAGGAAGAGGAAGCGACATACACTGAAGGCTGATAATGATGATAG CCTATTAACAGATATTTCATCAAGCAAACTAAGATTTGCTGAAAATCTATATTCATCACCTAATAAGAAACATAATTGTCAAAGCAGtgttcaaaaggaagaaaagccatGCTCCCACCAACGACATTTCACTTCAAGTCCACTCAAAACAACTGAAAATAATATGTTGTCATTTGCAAACCACAGCTCGTTATTTAAACCAGTTGTGTCTACTGTATCTTTCTACAATAAAAATAAGCACTACCTCAATCCACTGGAGAGGAAGTTGATAAGAGAGTGTAAATCTATTTGTCTAGCAACTAAAAATGAAGATAAACCTTTTCCCTGTGTGACagaaaaaattcagagaaaaccagTCTGTACCAAGAATAAAAAAAGGCAGAAGAGTTTAACTGCTAATCAACAACCAAATTACAAGCACATCAAGTCTATATCAAGAAACCTGAAAAATTCCAAGCCAAGTCAAGTGACCTATAAGCCAGTTGTGGATAAAGAGAACAGTTGTTTTCCCACAGAAAATCCTCCAAATTCTCCTCCTCGGGTTCTAAGCCAGAAAATAAGACCACGAGTTACACTCCAAGGTGGAGCAGCATTTTTTGTTAGGAAAAGAAACTTTCTTAAAAAGTCGCCTCTAGAAGATAAGCCATTACCAATACTTTTGCAGAAAAATGAACCAGAGGTCACTGAAGATGCCCCTGAGGCAAAGCAAGTCCCAAAGTCCTTGTTAGTGGGAGAGAAATCAAATGTTGAGCTACTGGACGCAAGAAGTGAAAgtgaagagaaactgggaaag AATTCCTCAGGTGCAGTAGTTTCTTCAAAGGAGTGTAAACTTGATAAACATAATTTTCCTTCAGAGAAGTCACTTGAGAACAAGACAA TTTCTTCAGAGTCTGTCTATTCTATCTTCAGTGTTTCTTCAACGAACACAAAAAG GTCTCCATCTGAAGAACAGTCTTCTGTGGGATCCACTTCATGTACTAACTTCTTGAAACAGACAAATgtacagaaaaatattaatttcagagatacaaataaaggaggaaaagacCAGCTTGTTATT GACGCGGGTCAGAAACATTTTGGGACGACTATGTGTAAGTCTTGTGGCATGATCTATACTGCTTCCAACCCTGAAGATGAAATACAACATCTCCAACATCACCACCGATTTCTGGAGGGAATTAAATATGTG GGATGGAAAAGAGAACGGATAGTAGCAGAGTTTTGGGATGGGAAGATTGTGTTGGTCTTGCCACGTGATCCAAGTTATGCCATCAAAAAG GTAGAGGATGTCCAAGAACTTGTGGATCTGGAATTGGGTTTCCAGCAAGTTGTTCCCATGTgtccaaacaaaaccaaaaccttccTCTTTATTGATGAAAAGAGAGTAGTTGGATGTTTAATTGCGGAACCCATCAAACAG GCCTTTCGTGTCCTGTCAGAACCAAGTACCACTAAAGAATGTTCTAGAGCTTGGCGGTGTTCAGATGTACCAGAACCTGCAATTTGTGGAATAAGTAGAATCTGGGTTTTcaaactaaaaagaagaaaacgcATTGCAAGACGACTGGTTGACACTGTCAG gAATTGCTTCATGTTTGGCTGTTTCCTCAACATTAATGAAATTGCATTTTCTGACCCAACACCAGATGGCAAATTATTTGCAACCAAGTATTGCAACACCCCTAATTTCCTTGTATATAATTTTCATAGCTAA
- the Pbk gene encoding lymphokine-activated killer T-cell-originated protein kinase produces MEGISNFKTPNKLSEKRKSVLCSTPCVNIPASPFMQKLGFGTGVSVYLMKRSPRGLSHSPWAVKKINPLCDDHYRTVYQKRLTDEAKILKNLNHPNIVGYRAFTEASDGSLCLAMEYGGEKSLNDLIEERNKDSGSPFPAAVILRVALHMARGLKYLHQEKKLLHGDIKSSNVVIKGDFETIKICDVGVSLPLDENMTVTDPEACYIGTEPWKPKEALEENGIITDKADMFAFGLTLWEMMTLCIPHINLPDDDDDEDATFDESDFDDEAYYAALGTRPSINMEELDESYQKVIELFCVCTNEDPKDRPSAAHIVEALELDGQCCGGLSSKHGLYGNC; encoded by the exons ATGGAAGGAATCAGTAATTTCAAGACGCCAAACAAATTATCTGAAAAAAGGAAATCTG tattaTGTTCAACTCCATGTGTAAATATCCCTGCCTCTCCATTTATGCAGAAGCTCGGCTTTGGGACTGGGGTCAGTGTTTACCTAATGAaaag ATCTCCAAGAGGGTTGTCCCATTCTCCTTGGGCTGTGAAAAAGATAAATCCTTTATGCGATGATCATTATCGAACTGTGTATCAGAAGAGACTAACTGATGAAGCTAAGATTTTAAAAAACCTTAATCACCCAAACATTGTAG GCTATCGTGCTTTTACTGAAGCCAGTGATGGTAGTCTGTGCCTTGCTATGGAGTATGGAGGTGAAAAGTCTCTGAATGACTTAATAGAAGAGCGGAACAAAGACAGTGGAAGTCCTTTTCCAGCAGCTGTAATTCTCAGAGTTGCTTTGCACATGGCAAGAGGGCTAAAG TATCTGCATCAGGAAAAGAAGCTGCTGCATGGAGACATAAAGTCTTCAAATGTTGTAATTAAAGGTGACTTTGAAACAATTAAAATCTGTGATGTAGGAGTCTCTCTGCCATTGGATGAAAATATGACTG TGACTGATCCTGAGGCCTGTTATATTGGTACTGAGCCATGGAAACCCAAAGAAGCATTGGAGGAAAATGGCATTATTACTGACAAGGCAGATATGTTTGCTTTTGGCCTTACTCTTTGGGAAATGATGACTTTATGTATTCCACACATCAACCTtccagatgatgatgatgatgaag ATGCAACATTTGATGAGAGTGACTTCGATGATGAAGCTTACTATGCAGCTCTGGGGACAAGACCATCCATCAATATGGAAGAACTGGATGAATCCTACCAGAAGGTCATTGAACTCTTCTGTGTGTGTACTAATGAGGATCCTAAAGATCGCCCATCTGCTGCACACATCGTTGAAGCTTTGGAACTAGATGGCCAATGTTGTGGTGGTCTAAGCTCGAAGCATGGCTTGTATGGGAACTGTTAA